One genomic window of Quercus lobata isolate SW786 chromosome 9, ValleyOak3.0 Primary Assembly, whole genome shotgun sequence includes the following:
- the LOC115961755 gene encoding uncharacterized protein LOC115961755 has translation MRRIEEYKRLKDDWLQNKGKAPLLNRSRQGVFPTRPRRDFRMQELEVQMRGVNVAFKEPVHKILDWIKNEPFFRWPNKMGGDSSRRNQNLYCTYHRDKGHTTEQCQVLKDHLGQLLKAGYLKEFVVDSGNRDAGHDAQQKGNPLPPPLGVIEVIHATLKGATITRRGVLTVAPQETCMEKQPPEKRMKVGRLAISFDEEDLEGTIQPHDDVLVVTTRISGFLVKRVMLDQGSGADVMYPDLFEGLGLKNQDLTKYDMLLVSFDGRVVILEGQISLPVNMEGKEVMVTFIVVRSYSLYMAILGRPWIHVMRAVSSTLHVKVKFPTEHGVVVVRGNQQVARQCLVATVRWKGKQVEQKETTEKASP, from the coding sequence ATGAGGCGTATTGAGGAGTATAAACGTCTCAAGGATGATTGGCTGCAGAATAAGGGTAAGGCCCCGTTGCTGAATCGTTCCCGACAGGGCGTTTTTCCCACAAGaccgaggagggatttcaggatGCAGGAATTGGAAGTGCAAATGAGAGGGGTGAATGTAGCATTCAAAGAGCCGGTACACAAGATTTTAGACTGGATTAAGAATGAACCGTTCTTCagatggccgaacaagatgggggGCGACTCATCTCGAAGGAATCAAAACTTGTATTGCACATACCACAGGGATAAAGGGCACACCACCGAGCAATGCCAGGTGTTAAAAGATCATCTGGGGCAACTACTGAAGGCAGGATATTTGAAAGAGTTCGTAGTGGATTCCGGAAACCGAGATGCCGGTCATGATGCTCAGCAAAAAGGAAACCCTCTCCCGCCACCATTGGGGGTGATCGAGGTCATCCATGCTACTTTGAAGGGTGCGACTATAACCAGAAGAGGAGTATTGACAGTGGCACCCCAGGAAACTTGCATGGAAAAACAACCACCCGAAAAAAGGATGAAAGTTGGCCGGTTGGCAATCTCTTTCGACGAGGAAGATCTGGAGGGAACGATTCAACCACACGATGATGTGTTGGTAGTAACAACGCGGATAAGCGGTTTCTTAGTGAAAAGGGTGATGTTAGACCAAGGAAGCGGAGCCGACGTAATGTACCCAGATCTGTTCGAGGGGCTTGGATTAAAAAATCAGGACTTGACAAAGTATGATATGCTGTTGGTCTCATTTGATGGAAGAGTTGTGATTCTTGAGGGTCAAATTTCCCTTCCGGTAAATATGGAGGGCAAGGAAGTGATGGTGACCTTTATAGTGGTCAGATCATACTCCCTATACATggcaatcctgggaaggccgtggattcatgTGATGAGGGCCGTTTCGTCCACCTTGCATGTGAAGGTCAAATTTCCTACCGAGCATGGAGTTGTCGTAGTACGAGGGAACCAGCAAGTGGCTAGGCAATGCCTAGTTGCCACGGTTAGATGGAAGGGCAAGCAGGTTGAACAAAAGGAAACCACCGAGAAAGCATCtccatag